One segment of Olsenella uli DSM 7084 DNA contains the following:
- a CDS encoding aminotransferase: MDIPVIGVEDWLNVHEHDARWDIAQSTIASLTMGELRALDDADGAEFYDLLDREKMDYGWIEGSAAFKDEVRRLYRHEIADPDILQCNGATGANLNALMALVRPGDHVIAEWPTYAPLYEIPRTLGAEVEYWQIREELGWNPDIEDLKGLVRPDTRLICLNNASNPIGTVLPRETLHEVCDLARSVGAYVLCDEVYLPMEGTGDFESIVDVYDKGIVTNSVSKTYSTPAARCGWVIAPREVSDAIRTHRDYTMICAGVFNDALATYVLRHKDKILARNREILFGNRELAQRWIDGQPRASWVAPRGVSTSFVKLDIPERDEDFCLRLLEERGVLLVPGSRFELPCGVRLGYCAQPDVLTRGLELLGEALSTFDR, from the coding sequence ATGGACATTCCCGTTATTGGGGTCGAGGACTGGCTCAACGTCCACGAGCATGACGCGCGCTGGGACATCGCCCAGTCGACCATCGCGTCGCTCACGATGGGCGAGCTGCGTGCCCTCGACGACGCGGATGGCGCGGAGTTCTACGACCTGCTCGACCGCGAGAAGATGGACTATGGTTGGATAGAGGGTTCGGCCGCGTTCAAGGACGAGGTCAGGAGGCTCTATCGGCACGAGATCGCGGACCCCGACATCCTCCAGTGCAATGGCGCGACAGGCGCCAACCTCAACGCCCTCATGGCCCTCGTGCGCCCGGGGGACCACGTGATCGCCGAGTGGCCGACCTACGCACCCCTCTACGAGATACCTCGCACGCTGGGCGCCGAGGTCGAGTACTGGCAGATCAGGGAGGAGCTGGGCTGGAATCCCGACATCGAGGACCTCAAGGGACTCGTCCGTCCTGACACGCGCCTGATCTGCCTCAACAACGCCTCCAACCCCATCGGCACGGTTTTGCCCAGGGAGACCCTGCACGAGGTGTGCGACCTTGCCCGCTCGGTCGGCGCTTACGTCCTCTGCGACGAGGTGTACCTTCCGATGGAGGGTACCGGGGACTTCGAGAGCATCGTCGATGTATACGACAAGGGCATCGTCACCAACTCGGTCTCCAAGACCTATTCGACCCCTGCCGCGCGTTGCGGCTGGGTCATCGCTCCGCGTGAGGTCTCCGATGCCATCCGCACCCACCGCGACTACACGATGATCTGTGCTGGCGTCTTCAACGACGCGCTGGCCACCTACGTTCTTCGGCACAAGGACAAGATCCTCGCGCGCAACAGGGAGATTCTCTTCGGCAACCGAGAGCTTGCGCAGAGGTGGATCGACGGGCAGCCCCGCGCCTCCTGGGTCGCCCCCAGGGGTGTCTCCACGTCCTTCGTCAAGCTGGACATCCCCGAGAGGGACGAGGACTTCTGCCTGCGTCTGCTTGAGGAGCGGGGCGTGCTCCTGGTGCCAGGCTCGCGCTTCGAGCTACCCTGCGGCGTTCGCCTTGGGTACTGCGCGCAGCCGGACGTGCTGACCAGGGGACTGGAGCTTCTGGGCGAGGCGCTTTCCACGTTCGATCGTTAG
- a CDS encoding YfcC family protein, translating to MSDSTAQPKKKREMLTSFSIIFILLAVVAVVTIILSGVTPDVTGATLGDFLMAPAKGFADAIDVCLFVMVLGGFLGIVNKTDALNTGIAVLVKRMHGNELRLIPVLMGIFAIGGSTYGMCEETVGFYALLSATMMAAGYDSLTGAMMVLLGAGVGCLGSTVNPFATGVASAALTDLGITVDQGVVIGLGLVLLVVAYAIAVFFVLQYAKSVKADPSRTLMSAAEIESAEATYKNEDLEGEAKNVSLTGKQKAVLWIFGAAFLVMVISFIPWEDLGVDAFVAGSASHDEVAEVTADDIAAQYESDKLGTLELPGNVKGTLTSTVTDNAGWSAFLTGTPLGQWYFAESTTWFLILAITIGIVGGLSEHEIVDNFMAGAGDMMSVVMIIAVSRGVSVLMSSTGLADYVLNSAATALSGTSGIVFSIGSYLLYFLLSFLIPSTSGMATVSMPIMGPLAQQLGFNPAVMVMVFSAASGAVNLITPTSGAIMGGLALSRIEYSTWVKFAIKIVVTIALASMVVLTVAMLTL from the coding sequence ATGTCTGATTCGACAGCGCAGCCGAAGAAGAAGAGGGAGATGCTCACCTCCTTCTCCATCATCTTCATCTTGCTAGCGGTGGTAGCCGTCGTTACCATCATTCTCTCGGGCGTCACGCCCGACGTGACGGGCGCCACTCTTGGCGACTTCCTGATGGCTCCCGCGAAGGGCTTCGCGGATGCCATCGACGTCTGCCTCTTCGTCATGGTCCTGGGCGGCTTCCTGGGCATCGTCAACAAGACCGACGCGCTCAACACCGGCATCGCCGTCCTCGTCAAGAGGATGCACGGCAACGAGCTCAGGCTCATCCCCGTCCTCATGGGCATCTTCGCCATCGGTGGCTCCACCTACGGCATGTGCGAGGAGACCGTCGGCTTCTACGCCCTGCTCTCCGCGACGATGATGGCTGCAGGCTATGACTCGCTCACGGGTGCGATGATGGTCCTGCTCGGCGCCGGCGTCGGTTGCCTCGGCTCCACCGTCAACCCCTTCGCCACCGGCGTTGCCTCCGCAGCCCTCACTGACCTCGGCATCACGGTCGACCAGGGGGTCGTCATTGGCCTGGGTCTCGTCCTGCTGGTCGTCGCCTATGCCATCGCCGTCTTCTTCGTCCTGCAGTATGCCAAGTCCGTCAAGGCCGATCCCTCTCGCACGCTCATGAGCGCTGCCGAAATCGAGAGCGCCGAGGCCACCTACAAGAACGAGGACCTCGAGGGCGAGGCCAAGAACGTCTCGCTCACCGGCAAGCAGAAGGCCGTCCTGTGGATCTTCGGCGCTGCCTTCCTCGTGATGGTCATCTCCTTCATCCCCTGGGAGGACCTGGGCGTCGATGCGTTTGTCGCCGGCTCCGCCTCCCATGACGAGGTCGCCGAGGTGACGGCCGACGACATCGCCGCCCAGTACGAGAGCGACAAGCTTGGCACGCTCGAGCTCCCCGGCAATGTCAAGGGCACCCTCACCAGCACCGTCACCGACAATGCCGGCTGGTCCGCCTTCCTGACCGGCACCCCGCTCGGCCAGTGGTACTTCGCCGAGTCCACCACCTGGTTCCTGATCCTCGCCATCACCATCGGTATCGTGGGCGGCCTTTCCGAGCATGAGATCGTCGACAACTTCATGGCTGGTGCCGGCGACATGATGTCCGTCGTCATGATCATCGCCGTCTCCCGCGGCGTCTCCGTCCTCATGAGCTCGACTGGCCTTGCCGACTACGTCCTCAACTCCGCCGCGACCGCACTGTCCGGCACCTCGGGGATTGTGTTCTCCATCGGCTCCTACCTGCTCTACTTCCTGCTGTCCTTCCTCATCCCCTCGACCTCCGGCATGGCGACCGTCTCCATGCCGATCATGGGGCCCCTGGCTCAGCAGCTTGGCTTCAACCCCGCCGTCATGGTCATGGTCTTCTCCGCTGCCTCTGGTGCCGTGAACCTGATCACCCCGACCTCGGGCGCTATCATGGGCGGACTGGCACTGTCCCGCATCGAGTACTCCACCTGGGTCAAGTTCGCCATCAAGATCGTCGTCACCATCGCGCTTGCCTCGATGGTTGTCCTGACGGTCGCAATGCTCACGCTCTAG